One genomic segment of Arthrobacter sp. JZ12 includes these proteins:
- a CDS encoding DegV family protein, translated as MAGIEPGAGAGPASPGPGQTGTTAVVTDSAAALPQAWMADGGPAAGVAVVPMPIIISGRHYDEGSDSIVKPLSVALAEGAGVRTSRPAPGHFQSVYRRLEREGAEEIVSIHLSGGLSGTVDAARWAAGTVSVPVHVVDSRTVAMAQGYGVAAAVRALRAGATAREAADIAAKACSRTRLLCYVPSLDQLRRGGRVGVAAGFFGSLLAVKPLLTVRDGAIEPLETVRTAARAQARLLELVEEELDRRPDGSLAAFHYFGNQPQVRAAGERFSTDGQVLLTQLPAVLAAHTGLGVIAVAVCDPLGPSDAASPAPQQS; from the coding sequence GTGGCTGGCATCGAACCTGGGGCAGGCGCCGGGCCTGCTTCGCCGGGGCCTGGACAGACCGGAACGACGGCTGTAGTGACGGATTCGGCGGCCGCTCTTCCGCAGGCGTGGATGGCGGATGGCGGTCCAGCGGCCGGTGTCGCCGTCGTGCCCATGCCGATCATCATCTCCGGCCGGCACTACGACGAGGGATCCGACAGCATCGTCAAGCCGCTGTCGGTTGCACTCGCCGAGGGCGCTGGCGTCCGAACGTCACGTCCGGCGCCGGGACACTTCCAGAGCGTTTACCGCCGGCTTGAGCGCGAAGGCGCGGAGGAGATAGTTTCGATCCACCTTTCGGGTGGGCTGTCCGGGACAGTAGATGCTGCCCGCTGGGCGGCCGGAACTGTATCGGTGCCGGTGCACGTGGTGGACAGCCGGACGGTCGCAATGGCGCAGGGCTACGGCGTGGCTGCAGCCGTACGGGCCCTCCGCGCCGGGGCAACTGCTCGAGAGGCTGCGGATATAGCGGCGAAAGCCTGCAGCAGGACGCGGCTGCTGTGCTACGTCCCGAGCCTCGACCAGTTGCGCCGCGGCGGGCGTGTGGGCGTTGCGGCGGGTTTCTTCGGCTCGCTCCTGGCGGTGAAACCGCTGCTCACTGTTCGCGATGGTGCAATTGAGCCTCTCGAGACCGTCCGGACAGCTGCGCGCGCCCAGGCCCGCCTCCTCGAACTCGTGGAAGAGGAACTGGACCGGCGTCCTGACGGTAGCCTCGCCGCCTTCCACTACTTCGGGAATCAGCCGCAGGTCCGAGCCGCGGGGGAGCGCTTCTCAACGGATGGGCAGGTATTGCTCACTCAGCTTCCCGCCGTTCTCGCAGCTCACACCGGCCTGGGCGTGATCGCAGTGGCGGTCTGCGACCCTTTGGGCCCTTCCGACGCAGCTTCTCCTGCTCCACAGCAGTCCTGA
- the rpsT gene encoding 30S ribosomal protein S20 yields MANIKSQKKRILTNEKARQRNNSVKSELKTAIRAVNTAVESTDKDAAVAALAVASRKLDKAVSKGVLHKNNAANRKSGIAKRVNGLA; encoded by the coding sequence GTGGCAAATATCAAGTCCCAGAAGAAGCGCATCCTCACCAACGAGAAGGCGCGCCAGCGCAACAACTCGGTCAAGTCTGAACTGAAGACCGCTATCCGCGCTGTGAACACCGCCGTGGAGTCCACTGACAAGGATGCCGCCGTCGCAGCGCTCGCCGTTGCCAGCCGCAAGCTGGACAAGGCCGTGAGCAAGGGTGTTCTGCACAAGAACAACGCTGCAAACCGCAAGTCGGGTATCGCCAAGCGGGTCAACGGCCTCGCCTAG
- a CDS encoding ComEA family DNA-binding protein codes for MARHRWATGDSAPGPDRLERILNGGRDATGKAGGAGDYPAVDYPAEDHTAEDHAADLESVAFSSHGAEGRAAASVRSGRRWAATRRAALVAAGAAVTVGGGLFLGADRGEVAVVPVTTHTAAPHPEPAQDPGEGRPAEAEGAQPARAEAAGTVVVHVAGAVGQPGVVEAPAGSRVFEVLEKAGGALPEAELAAVNLAAEVLDGQQILIPRIGESVQAPDTHGNESSDQGEPSGAAAALNLNTADAGELEELPRVGPVLAQRIVEWREQHGLFSAPEDLDGVPGIGPAMLEALLPLVTV; via the coding sequence ATGGCAAGGCACCGCTGGGCAACAGGGGATTCGGCGCCGGGTCCGGACAGGTTGGAGCGCATTCTCAACGGCGGCCGCGACGCGACAGGCAAGGCAGGCGGTGCCGGGGACTACCCTGCCGTGGACTACCCTGCCGAAGACCACACTGCCGAAGACCATGCTGCCGACCTGGAGAGCGTGGCCTTCTCCAGCCACGGCGCTGAAGGGCGCGCCGCCGCCTCTGTACGGTCGGGCAGACGGTGGGCTGCCACGCGCCGCGCTGCCCTCGTAGCGGCCGGCGCGGCGGTGACGGTCGGTGGAGGCCTCTTTTTGGGTGCCGACCGAGGGGAAGTGGCGGTGGTCCCGGTGACGACTCACACGGCAGCGCCACACCCCGAACCTGCGCAGGATCCCGGTGAGGGCCGCCCTGCGGAAGCCGAAGGGGCTCAGCCGGCACGTGCGGAAGCTGCCGGTACCGTCGTCGTCCACGTGGCGGGAGCGGTCGGGCAGCCCGGCGTTGTCGAGGCTCCGGCCGGGTCAAGGGTATTCGAAGTACTTGAAAAGGCCGGAGGCGCCCTCCCGGAAGCCGAGCTGGCCGCGGTCAACCTGGCGGCAGAAGTCCTGGACGGACAGCAGATCCTGATTCCCAGGATCGGCGAGTCGGTGCAGGCCCCGGATACGCACGGCAATGAGTCGTCAGACCAGGGAGAGCCTTCCGGCGCGGCAGCCGCTTTGAACCTGAATACCGCCGATGCCGGTGAACTCGAGGAACTGCCGAGAGTAGGGCCCGTGCTCGCCCAACGGATCGTGGAGTGGCGGGAACAGCACGGCTTGTTCAGCGCACCCGAGGATCTGGACGGAGTGCCCGGTATCGGGCCGGCCATGCTGGAGGCACTTCTGCCCCTGGTGACGGTATGA
- a CDS encoding ComEC/Rec2 family competence protein, translating into MPAALSAWAAAAIAVRLDPATAAMLGVGAGAATLLCAVVLICARRRLALLRVALIILGTTAMVCLPTAAKVDQRSADPYSAAVEAEAQVTVLLQATGEPRRTESSGRDGAVRWVLDAEVLEGTASGQRFRVRVPVVLLGDGQWSQVRHGDVLRAAGRLAGTEPGDRATALLIASTAPSMVQRKSESGDPIDGLREQFLGLSSRTGAPDGGLMPGMVIGARSAVDEELATRMQATGLTHLTAVSGANCSYVLAFVFLVFRGLRFPRWAAAAGGILALAGFVLLVRPEPSVLRAAVMGGIGVLAVLTGRGRLSMTLLFLSIAGLLTADPWLSGEYAFILSVAATSGLVLVGPLLAARLGRYLPVWAAQLVAVPLAAQLFCSPVLVLLQPGMPTYSLLANMAAAPLVPFITILGMVAVVLVPLLPWVALPFAAAAGWGAVWVGGVAGFFASAPFATIPWPGGPVGALLAAVFSTGILLVVRWWSRISALVRTLAGSIFHGGVAPGWALWFAGGGALGLAVTVIWNAASLKTPDWSIAACDVGQGDGFAVKTGQHSAMIFDAGPDPAAMANCLDRLDVTTVDALVLTHLHADHYGGVDGVFANRTVHRVLYSTSEATLPAEVSAAAASGKVMPELISAGAEGAFGSISWSALAPSARGAGNSENNASAVLLVRIAQGGTGDVTALFTGDLEDDAVGPLLAAHPTLVTEGVDILKVAHHGARNGGRRITDAVSPRVALISAGRGNEYGHPHPQTLAALAEQQVHVGRTDLQGTILLTVKGEAVHISPSG; encoded by the coding sequence TTGCCTGCCGCCCTCTCTGCCTGGGCAGCCGCTGCCATCGCTGTCCGTTTGGATCCCGCGACCGCCGCCATGCTGGGAGTAGGAGCAGGAGCAGCCACCCTGCTCTGTGCCGTGGTGCTGATCTGCGCCCGACGGCGGCTCGCCCTCCTGCGTGTGGCGTTGATAATCCTGGGCACCACCGCCATGGTGTGCCTGCCGACGGCAGCCAAAGTGGACCAGCGGTCTGCAGATCCCTATAGCGCAGCCGTCGAAGCTGAAGCACAGGTGACGGTACTGCTTCAAGCAACCGGAGAGCCCCGCCGGACTGAATCATCCGGCCGGGATGGCGCGGTGAGGTGGGTACTGGACGCAGAGGTGCTGGAGGGTACGGCTAGCGGCCAGCGTTTCAGGGTGCGGGTTCCGGTAGTCCTTCTGGGTGACGGCCAATGGTCCCAGGTTCGTCACGGCGACGTGCTGCGTGCTGCGGGAAGGCTGGCAGGCACCGAACCCGGGGACCGCGCAACCGCGCTCCTGATCGCATCTACTGCACCGTCCATGGTGCAACGAAAGTCGGAATCCGGAGACCCCATCGACGGTCTTCGGGAACAGTTCCTCGGGCTGTCATCCCGCACGGGCGCGCCCGACGGCGGATTGATGCCGGGGATGGTCATCGGAGCACGTTCGGCCGTTGACGAAGAGCTCGCCACGAGGATGCAGGCCACCGGACTGACCCACCTGACGGCTGTATCCGGGGCAAACTGCAGCTACGTGCTTGCCTTCGTCTTCCTTGTTTTCCGGGGTCTGCGGTTTCCCCGATGGGCGGCTGCAGCAGGCGGCATTCTCGCCCTGGCCGGGTTCGTCCTGTTGGTTCGTCCCGAGCCAAGCGTGCTCCGGGCCGCTGTGATGGGAGGTATCGGTGTCCTCGCCGTGCTGACCGGCCGAGGACGGCTTTCGATGACGCTGCTGTTCCTGTCCATTGCGGGGCTGCTGACGGCTGATCCGTGGCTGAGCGGGGAATACGCCTTCATTCTCTCAGTCGCCGCAACAAGCGGCCTGGTGCTCGTCGGCCCGCTCCTAGCGGCCCGCCTGGGGCGCTATCTTCCCGTCTGGGCCGCTCAACTGGTCGCCGTACCGCTTGCCGCCCAACTCTTTTGTTCACCGGTGCTTGTGCTTCTCCAGCCTGGCATGCCCACCTACTCGCTCCTGGCCAACATGGCCGCCGCACCACTCGTGCCGTTCATCACGATTCTCGGCATGGTTGCCGTGGTGCTGGTGCCGTTGCTGCCCTGGGTCGCCCTGCCGTTTGCGGCAGCGGCCGGATGGGGAGCCGTTTGGGTGGGGGGAGTGGCCGGGTTTTTTGCGTCAGCACCCTTCGCAACCATCCCTTGGCCCGGTGGGCCGGTAGGTGCGCTTCTCGCCGCTGTGTTCAGCACCGGCATCCTGTTGGTGGTCAGGTGGTGGTCGCGCATCAGCGCTCTGGTGAGGACACTCGCGGGCAGCATCTTCCACGGCGGCGTGGCGCCGGGGTGGGCTCTGTGGTTTGCAGGCGGAGGCGCGCTTGGGCTTGCCGTGACGGTGATTTGGAACGCTGCTTCACTGAAGACCCCCGACTGGTCCATCGCGGCATGCGATGTGGGACAGGGAGACGGCTTCGCGGTCAAGACCGGTCAACACAGCGCCATGATTTTCGACGCGGGACCGGACCCCGCGGCAATGGCAAACTGCCTGGATCGCCTCGACGTCACGACAGTGGATGCGCTTGTTCTGACCCACCTGCATGCCGATCATTACGGCGGTGTGGATGGTGTCTTCGCCAATCGGACCGTTCACCGGGTGCTCTACTCCACGTCAGAAGCGACCCTGCCGGCAGAGGTATCTGCAGCGGCGGCCAGTGGGAAAGTTATGCCCGAGCTCATCAGTGCCGGCGCGGAAGGTGCATTCGGGTCGATCAGTTGGTCCGCGCTAGCGCCGTCCGCGCGCGGCGCGGGCAATTCCGAGAACAATGCGTCGGCAGTCCTGCTGGTGCGGATTGCCCAGGGTGGCACAGGTGACGTCACCGCCCTGTTCACCGGGGACCTGGAGGACGACGCCGTCGGTCCCTTGCTGGCGGCTCACCCGACGCTCGTCACGGAAGGCGTCGACATTCTGAAGGTGGCGCATCACGGTGCGCGCAACGGAGGCCGTAGGATCACCGACGCCGTCTCGCCTCGCGTAGCGTTGATCTCAGCCGGGAGGGGGAATGAGTACGGACATCCGCATCCACAAACGCTCGCCGCCCTCGCCGAACAGCAAGTCCATGTTGGGCGTACCGATCTTCAGGGAACCATCCTGTTGACGGTGAAGGGGGAGGCTGTTCATATCAGTCCCTCGGGTTGA
- the leuS gene encoding leucine--tRNA ligase: MNSTSEESDAGTYSFADIEAKWLPVWEKLDTFTPVDDGSRERRYVLDMFPYPSGDLHMGHAEAFAMGDVVARYWRQLGYDVLHPIGWDSFGLPAENAAIKNNAHPSEWTYSNIDTQAASFKRYAISADWSRRLHTSDPEYYRWTQWLFLRFFEKGLAYRKDHPVNWCPKDQTVLANEQVVNGACERCGSPVTKKSLNQWYFRITEYADRLLEDMEPLTGHWPERVLAMQRNWIGRSEGAHVTFTIEADAGREAREVTVFTTRPDTLHGATFFVVAADAQLAVDLVTDEHAAALADYRERVNALSDIERQSTEREKTGVFTGRYAINPLSGEKLPVWAADYVLADYGTGAIMAVPAHDQRDLDFARAFDLPVRMVVDTGEEDPAVTGKATVGEGTLVNSGELDGLSKEAAIQRAIELVTEQGTGERTVNYRLRDWLLSRQRFWGCPIPIIHCPSCGEVPVPDEQLPVKLPSDLRGEDLAPKGTSPLAAATDWVNVQCPQCSGPAKRDTDTMDTFVDSSWYYLRFVNPHLDDAPFDSEKVNQWLPVGQYVGGVEHAILHLLYSRFFTKVLFDLGLVDFTEPFAALLNQGQVLNGGKAMSKSLGNGVNLGEQLDRYGVDAIRLTMVFASPPEDDVDWADVSPSGSAKFLARAWRLGADVTSAPGADPASGDRALRAVTHRTLAEAADLLGNNKFNVVIAKVMELVNATRKAIDSGCGGADPAVREAAEVTAIILSLFAPYTAEDLWERLGHPASVAAAGWPALDESLLVQDTVTAVVQVQGKVRDRLEVPADISEDALRELALESGQIQRTLAGRDIRTVIVRAPKLVNIVPA; encoded by the coding sequence ATGAATTCCACGTCCGAAGAGTCGGACGCCGGCACCTACAGTTTCGCGGACATCGAAGCGAAGTGGCTTCCGGTGTGGGAGAAGCTCGACACCTTCACTCCTGTGGACGACGGCAGCAGGGAGCGCCGCTACGTCCTGGACATGTTTCCCTACCCGTCCGGTGACCTCCACATGGGCCATGCCGAGGCGTTCGCCATGGGCGACGTCGTCGCCCGGTACTGGCGCCAGCTAGGCTACGACGTGTTGCACCCGATCGGTTGGGACTCGTTCGGCCTGCCCGCGGAAAACGCGGCAATCAAGAACAACGCGCACCCCAGCGAGTGGACCTACTCGAACATCGACACTCAGGCAGCCTCCTTCAAGCGCTACGCGATCAGCGCGGACTGGTCCCGCCGGCTGCACACTTCCGACCCCGAGTACTACCGCTGGACCCAGTGGCTGTTCCTTCGGTTCTTCGAGAAGGGCCTTGCCTACCGGAAGGACCACCCGGTCAACTGGTGCCCGAAGGACCAGACTGTGCTGGCCAACGAGCAGGTTGTCAACGGTGCCTGTGAGCGGTGCGGCAGCCCGGTCACCAAGAAGAGCCTGAACCAGTGGTACTTCCGCATCACCGAGTACGCCGACCGGCTGCTCGAGGACATGGAACCGCTCACCGGACACTGGCCGGAACGGGTCCTTGCCATGCAGCGGAACTGGATTGGCCGTTCAGAGGGTGCGCACGTCACCTTCACGATCGAGGCTGACGCAGGCCGGGAAGCCCGGGAAGTCACGGTCTTCACAACCCGGCCGGACACCCTGCACGGTGCAACGTTCTTCGTGGTCGCCGCGGATGCCCAGCTGGCCGTAGACCTTGTGACCGACGAGCATGCTGCGGCGCTGGCCGACTACCGCGAACGGGTCAATGCCCTGAGCGACATCGAGCGTCAATCCACGGAACGGGAGAAGACCGGTGTCTTCACCGGCCGCTATGCCATCAATCCCCTCAGCGGCGAGAAGCTTCCCGTCTGGGCCGCCGACTACGTGCTGGCAGACTACGGCACGGGTGCGATCATGGCCGTGCCGGCGCATGACCAGCGCGACCTGGACTTCGCCCGCGCCTTCGACCTGCCCGTCCGCATGGTCGTTGATACCGGTGAGGAAGATCCCGCGGTCACCGGGAAGGCGACCGTCGGGGAGGGCACCCTCGTCAACTCCGGCGAGCTGGACGGACTGTCCAAGGAAGCTGCTATCCAGCGCGCAATCGAGCTGGTGACCGAGCAAGGCACCGGCGAGCGCACCGTGAACTACCGCCTCCGTGACTGGCTGCTGTCGCGCCAGCGGTTCTGGGGTTGTCCCATCCCGATCATCCACTGTCCCTCGTGCGGCGAAGTCCCCGTACCGGATGAGCAGCTGCCGGTGAAACTGCCGAGCGACCTGCGCGGCGAAGATCTGGCACCCAAGGGAACTTCCCCCTTGGCCGCGGCTACCGACTGGGTCAACGTGCAGTGCCCGCAGTGTTCGGGCCCGGCCAAGAGGGACACCGACACCATGGACACCTTCGTGGACTCGTCCTGGTACTACCTGCGTTTTGTGAACCCGCACCTCGACGACGCACCGTTCGATTCGGAGAAGGTCAACCAGTGGCTGCCCGTCGGCCAATATGTGGGCGGTGTGGAGCACGCGATCCTCCACTTGCTGTACAGCCGCTTCTTCACCAAGGTGCTGTTCGACCTGGGGCTGGTCGACTTCACCGAACCGTTCGCCGCACTGCTCAACCAGGGCCAGGTGCTGAACGGAGGGAAGGCGATGAGCAAGTCCCTGGGCAACGGCGTGAACCTCGGCGAACAGCTGGACCGCTACGGCGTGGATGCCATCCGGCTCACTATGGTCTTTGCCTCCCCACCGGAAGACGACGTCGACTGGGCGGACGTCTCGCCGTCGGGCTCTGCCAAGTTCCTGGCGCGGGCCTGGCGCCTTGGCGCCGACGTAACCTCTGCGCCCGGTGCGGACCCGGCATCGGGCGACCGCGCACTGCGCGCCGTCACTCACCGCACCCTCGCCGAGGCAGCGGACCTGCTGGGAAACAACAAGTTCAACGTGGTCATTGCCAAGGTCATGGAGCTCGTCAATGCCACGCGCAAGGCGATCGACAGCGGGTGCGGAGGGGCTGACCCTGCCGTCCGCGAGGCCGCAGAGGTAACCGCGATCATCCTCAGCCTGTTCGCGCCCTACACGGCCGAAGATCTGTGGGAGCGGCTTGGTCACCCTGCCTCGGTTGCTGCTGCCGGCTGGCCCGCCCTGGATGAATCGCTCCTGGTCCAGGACACAGTCACCGCTGTAGTGCAGGTTCAGGGGAAGGTGCGGGACCGGCTAGAGGTTCCCGCGGATATCTCGGAGGACGCGCTGCGGGAGCTCGCGCTGGAGAGCGGGCAGATCCAACGTACCTTGGCCGGGCGGGACATCCGCACCGTCATCGTGCGGGCGCCGAAACTGGTGAACATCGTTCCTGCCTGA
- the holA gene encoding DNA polymerase III subunit delta: protein MSPAPAASASVSWRDLAPAPVILLLGPEDYLASRSFESVRRKMRETEPDVESVRLDAAQYEAGALIVLGSPSLFGGTKIVEARGLAQMSDAFLQDALTYLEDPAPDVVLVMHHSGGTRGKKLLDRLKAGKAVLVECQPLKKDSDKVDFVATEFRAARRRAEPEALRSLVAAVGSSLSELAAACQQLISDTEGTITAETVEKYYGGRVEATGFKVADAALAGRGGQALGMLRHALSTGADPVPLVAALAMKLRAVAKVYGVRGSSAQLAKDLGMAPWQVDQARREAQRWTPEGLNYCIQVLAEADAQVKGEARDPVYAVERAVTAISLGERADTPAAIRRAVS, encoded by the coding sequence GTGTCACCCGCCCCTGCTGCATCAGCTTCCGTGAGCTGGAGGGACCTTGCTCCGGCCCCGGTCATCTTGCTCCTGGGGCCGGAGGATTACCTGGCCTCACGCAGTTTCGAATCGGTCCGACGGAAGATGCGGGAGACGGAACCCGATGTCGAGAGCGTGCGCCTTGACGCGGCCCAATACGAAGCAGGAGCACTGATCGTCCTGGGAAGCCCCTCGCTCTTCGGTGGAACCAAAATTGTAGAAGCCCGCGGGCTGGCCCAGATGAGTGATGCCTTCCTTCAGGACGCATTGACTTACCTGGAGGACCCGGCGCCGGACGTTGTCCTGGTGATGCACCACAGCGGAGGAACCCGGGGCAAGAAGCTGCTCGACCGGCTGAAGGCAGGCAAGGCGGTCCTCGTGGAATGCCAGCCCCTGAAGAAGGACTCCGACAAGGTGGACTTCGTAGCTACAGAGTTCCGGGCCGCGCGGCGACGTGCGGAGCCTGAGGCGCTGCGATCCCTGGTGGCGGCCGTGGGTTCGAGCCTCTCGGAGCTCGCGGCGGCATGCCAGCAGCTGATCTCCGATACAGAGGGAACAATCACGGCCGAAACGGTGGAGAAGTATTACGGCGGCCGCGTCGAGGCGACGGGGTTCAAGGTGGCAGATGCGGCCCTGGCCGGGCGCGGCGGGCAGGCGCTGGGCATGCTGCGTCATGCCCTGTCCACCGGCGCTGACCCGGTGCCGCTGGTCGCGGCGCTGGCAATGAAGCTGCGCGCGGTGGCGAAGGTCTACGGCGTACGTGGCAGTTCCGCGCAACTCGCGAAGGATTTGGGAATGGCGCCCTGGCAGGTCGACCAGGCACGGCGGGAAGCCCAGCGCTGGACGCCGGAAGGCCTGAACTACTGCATCCAGGTGCTGGCCGAGGCAGATGCACAAGTGAAGGGCGAGGCACGGGATCCCGTTTATGCGGTGGAACGGGCGGTCACCGCGATCTCGCTGGGGGAGCGCGCTGACACACCGGCTGCTATACGGCGCGCTGTTTCCTAG